TGAGGCTAAGGAAGAACTTCAGGATATGTTCTCCAGGAGGTACTCCTAATGGTTTACACAAAATTATTGACACAACCGCATCATAAAAGAGAACTCAAAGAAAGAATACATCAGAATAATGGAAGAATTTATCGAAAACAAAGCTGAAGGAATTATTTTAGGATGCACGGAAATAGGCCTTTTGGTCAAAAATGGAGATGTTCCGGTGCTGCTTTTTGATACCACATTTATACATGCCGAAGCAGCAGTAAAAGAAGCTTTAAGCTAAAAAGCTCTGAACAACTTTTTCGGCGGTTTCTCTTGCCAGTTTATCAATGGAAACAACCTCTTCTATAGTTTCCGGAGAGGAAAGGTTAAGTATATCCATTGTTTTTTCTATAACTTCCGGAATCGCTGTAAAAGGAATTTTCCCTTTCAGAAAACTGTTAACCGCCACTTCATCAGCAGCATTTAAGATTATTGGATATGGATAACCTCTATCCAGAGCTTCAAAAGCAAGCCTCAAACATTTAAACGTTTTCAAATCAGGCTTTTCAAATGTAAGAGACATTTCGTAAAACTCCATTCCAAGATTGTCAGGAAGCGGCAATCTTTCAGGATAGGAAAGAGCATAAGCTATCGGAATTCTCATATCCGGTTTTCCCATCTGGGCTATAAAAGAGTTATCACAAAATCTCACCATAGAATGGACAATACTCTGAGGATGAACAACCACTTTTATCTTTTCAACAGGAACATCAAATAACCAAACAGCTTCAATAACTTCAAGTCCTTTATTCATAAGAGTCGCCGAATCTATTGTTACCTTATTACCCATATCCCAGTTTGGATGGGAAAGAGCATCTTCAGGCTTTACATCTTTTAACTCTTCAAGTTTTTTACCTCTAAAAGGGCCTCCGGAAGCTGTAAGAATAATCTCTTTTATCTCTTCTTTTTTTCCTGATAGAAGTGCTTGAAATATCGCAGAATGTTCACTATCAACAGGGACTAGCTCCTTTGCTACAGCTTTAATGAATTTACCAGCACAGACAAGAGACTCCTTGTTGGCAAGTGCCACCCTTTCTGCCTTTTTCGCAGATTCAAACGTCGGAATAATTCCGGAAGCTCCAGATATAGCAGCAACAACAATATCAAAATCAATATCCTGTATTAAAGATTTTATCCCTTCTTCTCCAGAATAAAAGTCAACACCTACAGGCGTCTCAAGTTCTCCTTCAAACAGAGCAACAGCTTCAGGATTAAACTTTTCCATCTGTTTTTTTAGCTTCTCACTGTTTTTCCCGGCAACAAGTCCTGTAACCTTAAACCTTTCAGGAAACTGTCTGATAATATCAAGTGTGTTCTCTCCGATTGAGCCTGTAGAACCTAAAATCAGAACCTTCTTTGTGCCATTTCCCATCAAAGCCTCGCTAACA
The DNA window shown above is from Desulfurobacterium indicum and carries:
- the dxr gene encoding 1-deoxy-D-xylulose-5-phosphate reductoisomerase, translating into MGNGTKKVLILGSTGSIGENTLDIIRQFPERFKVTGLVAGKNSEKLKKQMEKFNPEAVALFEGELETPVGVDFYSGEEGIKSLIQDIDFDIVVAAISGASGIIPTFESAKKAERVALANKESLVCAGKFIKAVAKELVPVDSEHSAIFQALLSGKKEEIKEIILTASGGPFRGKKLEELKDVKPEDALSHPNWDMGNKVTIDSATLMNKGLEVIEAVWLFDVPVEKIKVVVHPQSIVHSMVRFCDNSFIAQMGKPDMRIPIAYALSYPERLPLPDNLGMEFYEMSLTFEKPDLKTFKCLRLAFEALDRGYPYPIILNAADEVAVNSFLKGKIPFTAIPEVIEKTMDILNLSSPETIEEVVSIDKLARETAEKVVQSFLA
- a CDS encoding aspartate/glutamate racemase family protein → MKENSKKEYIRIMEEFIENKAEGIILGCTEIGLLVKNGDVPVLLFDTTFIHAEAAVKEALS